Proteins from a single region of Bacteroidota bacterium:
- a CDS encoding DUF4270 domain-containing protein, with protein sequence MNAYTNNNLIRFITLFFLTCAGIYSCKKEGKIGLDVQPVTDLISSEFKDTSTVLSYVQKDDSVKTNNSSLLFLGSYVDPVFGKTSCSFFTQLNIFNNSNNIDFTNGIGPASELVLDSAVLTLQYRTTSTDGRKLYGSSADQQTINVYELTQGLTVDSTYYSNRMLSYSSLIGSQKLSLFPDSNVLLKGVKVLPHLRIKLDSAFAAGILMQSGTANLADNTAFHNFFKGIYVAPSNATQASGEGAVFYFDPHGTYTKLTLYYRRHISSPAAGDTLNYSFEINGTTAYFNNFQHDYTSTAVDARINNGINDTDYIYIQSAAGIRTMLMLPYLKNWTSKGPIAVNKAEVVFKVDGSTVSTDYNAHPKLFLVAIDSVPGKFDFPIDFYELASAYGGEYNATTQEYRFNIARHVQSILDGRKTDHGFYLLAAGGAVNAGRTVLYGSGKVSNKLKFRLTYTKLY encoded by the coding sequence ATGAACGCATATACCAACAATAATTTGATACGTTTTATAACACTGTTTTTTTTAACCTGCGCCGGCATCTATTCATGTAAAAAGGAGGGGAAGATCGGGCTTGATGTTCAGCCTGTAACTGATCTGATCTCTTCTGAATTCAAAGATACTTCCACGGTATTAAGTTATGTGCAGAAAGATGATTCGGTGAAGACCAATAATTCTTCATTGTTATTTTTGGGAAGCTATGTTGATCCTGTTTTTGGTAAAACATCCTGTTCCTTCTTTACTCAATTGAATATTTTTAATAATTCAAACAACATTGATTTTACTAATGGCATTGGCCCCGCTTCCGAGCTGGTGCTGGATTCAGCTGTGCTCACTCTGCAATATCGTACAACCAGCACAGATGGCCGCAAATTATACGGATCGTCTGCGGATCAACAGACGATCAATGTGTATGAACTTACCCAGGGGCTTACAGTTGATAGTACATATTATTCAAACCGGATGTTATCATACAGCAGCCTGATCGGTTCTCAAAAACTTAGTCTTTTTCCCGACAGCAATGTGCTGCTTAAAGGTGTAAAAGTATTGCCTCACCTGCGTATTAAACTTGACAGCGCTTTTGCGGCCGGAATACTCATGCAATCCGGAACCGCTAACCTGGCCGATAATACCGCATTTCATAATTTCTTTAAAGGGATATATGTTGCACCTTCCAATGCAACGCAGGCTTCGGGAGAGGGAGCTGTGTTCTATTTTGATCCGCATGGCACATATACAAAACTTACATTATACTACCGGCGTCATATAAGCAGCCCTGCTGCCGGCGACACTCTTAATTATTCCTTCGAGATAAATGGAACTACCGCCTATTTTAACAATTTTCAGCATGATTACACTTCAACCGCGGTTGATGCAAGGATAAACAATGGTATTAACGACACCGATTATATATATATACAATCTGCTGCAGGCATACGTACCATGTTAATGCTGCCGTATTTAAAAAACTGGACAAGCAAAGGTCCAATTGCTGTTAATAAAGCAGAAGTTGTTTTTAAAGTTGATGGCTCGACCGTTTCAACCGATTACAACGCGCATCCGAAACTTTTCCTGGTTGCAATTGACTCAGTTCCCGGCAAGTTTGATTTTCCGATCGATTTTTATGAGCTGGCATCCGCTTATGGCGGAGAGTATAATGCCACTACACAGGAATACAGATTCAATATCGCAAGACACGTTCAATCTATTTTAGACGGCAGGAAAACAGATCATGGATTTTATTTACTTGCCGCAGGCGGCGCAGTTAACGCTGGCCGTACAGTTCTTTACGGTTCGGGTAAAGTATCAAACAAATTAAAATTTCGTTTAACCTATACCAAACTATATTAA
- the rpmF gene encoding 50S ribosomal protein L32, translating into MPNPKRRHSKARTRSRRAHFKAHGSALTTCPTTGEVHLTHRAYWHDGKLYYKGKVVMEKAAA; encoded by the coding sequence ATGCCAAATCCCAAACGAAGACATTCCAAAGCAAGAACAAGATCGAGAAGAGCTCATTTTAAAGCTCACGGAAGCGCTTTAACTACTTGTCCGACTACCGGGGAAGTACACCTTACGCACCGTGCCTATTGGCACGATGGAAAACTTTACTACAAAGGTAAAGTGGTAATGGAAAAGGCTGCTGCTTAA
- a CDS encoding LexA family transcriptional regulator, translating to MSKIAKNIRHLRALENMSQEQLADELKITRSRLGSYEEGRSEPSIEMLIKLSVYFHVAIDAMVKVDLTKTQLNTLMEIENNRTLFPIYLDKEGNDLIEVVPARAAAGYLNGYADPEYFESLPKMNLPFIPVGKHRAFSIKGDSMPPLKDGSYVVGKYVESLKDIKNARTYVLLTKHDGIVYKRVFNNIKKDGTLILHSDNPLYQPYPVHLHDVLEVWEFTCCLNLSDSKPDELNMNSIMTMLRSMKVELASIKK from the coding sequence ATGTCAAAAATAGCAAAGAACATCAGACACCTGAGGGCCCTTGAAAATATGTCGCAAGAGCAGCTTGCCGACGAATTAAAGATCACACGGTCCAGGTTAGGATCGTACGAAGAGGGCAGAAGCGAGCCGAGCATAGAAATGCTCATTAAATTATCCGTCTATTTTCATGTGGCCATCGACGCGATGGTAAAAGTTGATCTTACAAAGACCCAGCTTAACACGTTAATGGAAATTGAAAACAATCGGACGTTATTTCCAATTTATTTAGACAAAGAAGGCAACGATCTGATAGAAGTTGTGCCCGCGAGGGCCGCGGCCGGCTACCTGAATGGGTATGCGGATCCTGAGTATTTCGAAAGTTTGCCTAAAATGAATCTCCCTTTTATTCCTGTAGGAAAGCACAGGGCCTTTTCCATCAAAGGCGATTCCATGCCTCCGTTAAAAGATGGCTCATATGTAGTAGGCAAATATGTTGAATCATTAAAAGACATTAAGAACGCCCGGACATACGTATTGCTCACAAAGCACGATGGCATTGTGTACAAGCGTGTATTCAATAATATAAAAAAGGACGGCACATTAATATTACATTCTGATAACCCGCTTTACCAGCCTTACCCCGTTCATTTGCACGATGTGCTTGAAGTATGGGAGTTTACCTGCTGTCTTAATTTATCCGACAGCAAACCCGACGAACTGAATATGAATAGTATAATGACCATGCTCCGGAGTATGAAGGTGGAGCTGGCGAGTATAAAAAAGTAG
- the plsX gene encoding phosphate acyltransferase PlsX — protein sequence MNIGIDAMGGDFAPDAAVSGAVLAFKELPKSVRLVLIGDKEQIIPILTKKGVDPADFDIVHSTEVIAMGEHPTKAYSQKPNSTISIGFKMLKEGKLDAFASCGNTGAMLVGCMFTIKSIQGVIRPCITSLLPKFKGGFGIILDVGTNADCKPDVLYQFGVLGSLYTKYVYGIENPKVGLLNIGEEAEKGNLVSQATHTLMKDSNDFNFIGNVEGRDIFNDRADVIVCDGFTGNVVLKEAEGFYYMIKKRGIKDEYFDRFNYENYGGTPVLGVNANVIIGHGISNDTAFKNMVLLSKNITEAKLAEKIKQAFT from the coding sequence ATGAACATTGGTATTGATGCTATGGGAGGCGATTTTGCCCCTGATGCGGCTGTTTCAGGAGCCGTGTTAGCTTTCAAAGAACTTCCCAAATCTGTCCGTCTTGTTCTCATCGGCGATAAAGAACAGATCATCCCGATCCTTACAAAAAAGGGCGTTGATCCCGCCGATTTTGATATTGTTCATTCCACCGAAGTTATTGCTATGGGTGAACATCCTACAAAGGCTTATTCTCAAAAACCCAACTCCACAATTTCAATAGGCTTTAAAATGCTTAAGGAGGGAAAGCTTGATGCTTTTGCCAGTTGCGGCAATACCGGGGCAATGTTGGTAGGCTGCATGTTTACTATTAAAAGTATACAAGGCGTTATTCGTCCATGCATCACATCATTACTCCCAAAATTCAAAGGCGGTTTCGGTATCATCCTCGATGTGGGGACCAATGCGGATTGTAAGCCCGATGTACTATACCAGTTCGGAGTTTTAGGTTCGTTATACACAAAATATGTTTATGGGATCGAAAACCCTAAGGTTGGTTTGCTGAATATTGGGGAAGAGGCGGAAAAGGGAAACCTCGTATCCCAGGCCACTCACACATTAATGAAAGATTCCAATGATTTTAATTTTATCGGTAATGTTGAAGGCCGCGATATCTTTAACGACAGGGCCGATGTAATCGTATGTGATGGATTTACCGGCAATGTAGTGTTAAAAGAAGCTGAAGGATTTTATTATATGATAAAGAAGCGTGGCATTAAAGATGAATACTTTGATCGGTTCAATTATGAGAATTACGGAGGCACACCGGTTCTGGGAGTTAATGCCAACGTAATTATTGGTCATGGAATATCAAACGATACAGCTTTTAAGAACATGGTATTGTTGTCAAAAAATATTACTGAAGCCAAACTGGCCGAAAAAATTAAACAAGCATTTACATAA
- a CDS encoding ketoacyl-ACP synthase III, which translates to MTKITAAITAIGGYVPDYVLSNQELEKMVPTTADWIESRTGIRERRILKGEGLGTSDMCVKAIEELLKKRGISALDIDLVIIGTVTPDHVFPSTSNIVCNKIGAKNAWGYDISAACSGFVFSLATGSQFIETGKYKKVIVVGADKMSAIIDYEDRSTCIIFGDGAGAVLLEPNTEGLGIIDSILHADGSGAQYLHQKAGGSVKPPTHATVDAKEHYVYQEGQTVFKQAVVGMAEVSAKIMEQNKLTSGDIAWLVPHQANKRIIDATANRMGLTLEKVMLNIQKYGNTTAGTIPLCLWDYEKQLKKGDNIIISTFGAGFTWGSIYLKWAYNS; encoded by the coding sequence ATGACTAAAATAACAGCTGCCATTACCGCGATAGGAGGATATGTTCCGGATTATGTACTCAGTAACCAGGAACTGGAAAAGATGGTGCCCACTACAGCCGATTGGATAGAATCCCGTACAGGCATCAGGGAGCGGAGGATATTAAAGGGAGAGGGTTTGGGAACATCGGATATGTGTGTGAAAGCCATCGAAGAGCTTTTGAAAAAACGCGGAATCTCTGCACTCGATATAGATCTTGTTATTATAGGAACAGTAACTCCCGACCATGTTTTTCCATCCACGTCAAATATTGTATGTAATAAAATCGGTGCAAAAAATGCCTGGGGATATGATATATCTGCAGCCTGCTCGGGATTTGTTTTTTCACTTGCTACAGGTTCGCAATTCATCGAAACCGGCAAATACAAAAAGGTTATTGTTGTGGGTGCCGATAAAATGTCGGCCATTATAGATTACGAGGATCGTTCTACCTGTATTATTTTTGGAGATGGAGCCGGAGCGGTTCTGCTCGAACCCAATACCGAAGGGTTAGGAATAATCGATTCAATCCTTCATGCTGATGGATCAGGTGCGCAATACCTGCATCAGAAGGCCGGCGGATCAGTGAAGCCTCCTACGCATGCTACTGTGGATGCGAAAGAACATTACGTTTACCAGGAAGGGCAGACTGTTTTCAAACAGGCTGTTGTTGGCATGGCCGAAGTTTCAGCTAAGATAATGGAGCAGAATAAACTTACTTCAGGAGATATAGCATGGTTGGTTCCTCACCAGGCCAATAAACGCATTATTGATGCCACGGCGAACCGGATGGGTCTTACCCTTGAAAAAGTGATGTTGAATATTCAAAAATACGGAAACACAACAGCCGGCACGATCCCTCTCTGTCTTTGGGATTACGAAAAGCAGTTGAAGAAAGGCGATAATATAATTATTTCAACATTTGGCGCCGGGTTCACCTGGGGTTCAATTTATTTGAAGTGGGCGTATAATTCTTAA
- a CDS encoding GIY-YIG nuclease family protein, with translation MFAIIDIETTGGSYTASRITEIAVIIHDGLSVVDKFTTLINPEVKIPYHITRLTGISNEMVADAPRFYDIAKQLIEFTKDKIFVAHNVGFDYGFIRQEYKSLGYDFALPKLCTVQLSRKLLPGKRSYSLGNLCDELNIGNKARHRAEGDAIATTELFELLLRVKNEHPQYKNFGIEQLTRKVSFAKSNALIEKLPEETGVYYFYNDKGDIIYIGKSNNMRQRALSHFRNSTSKKAINLMNSIVNVDFTVTGSELVALLLESNEIKIHKPLFNHAKRRSAFNYGIEAFDDLNGYKNLRVIKVTNESSPIASFTTHDAAKDYLHELVNEYTLCQKLSGLYDSQAACFNYRLKQCNGACINQESPETYNKRVIQAIESAGLNNRSFFMFDKGRTVNENSIVQVRNGKYIGFGYIDKSESVSEIEMLERYITKYPDNRDAHQIIKSFYMNRKIKKIKC, from the coding sequence GTGTTCGCCATCATCGACATAGAAACCACCGGCGGTTCCTACACCGCCAGCCGCATCACCGAAATTGCAGTCATCATACACGATGGTTTAAGTGTGGTGGATAAATTTACAACACTCATTAACCCAGAAGTAAAGATTCCGTATCATATTACACGCCTTACCGGCATCAGCAACGAAATGGTGGCCGATGCGCCCAGGTTCTACGATATTGCCAAACAACTTATTGAGTTTACAAAGGATAAAATATTTGTCGCGCATAATGTGGGATTTGATTATGGGTTTATCCGGCAGGAATACAAAAGTCTGGGATATGATTTTGCACTACCAAAATTATGTACAGTACAGCTAAGCCGTAAATTATTGCCCGGCAAACGTTCATACAGTTTAGGTAATTTGTGCGATGAGTTAAATATTGGAAATAAAGCACGGCACAGAGCTGAGGGTGATGCCATTGCCACAACCGAATTGTTTGAACTGCTACTTCGGGTAAAGAACGAACATCCCCAATACAAAAATTTCGGAATTGAGCAATTGACCCGTAAAGTGTCTTTTGCCAAAAGCAACGCGCTCATTGAAAAATTGCCGGAAGAAACAGGCGTGTATTATTTCTACAACGATAAAGGAGATATTATTTATATAGGCAAAAGTAATAATATGCGCCAGCGCGCCTTGTCGCATTTCAGGAACAGTACGAGTAAAAAAGCCATTAACTTAATGAACAGCATTGTGAATGTTGATTTTACTGTTACCGGCAGCGAGTTGGTTGCCTTGTTGTTAGAGTCGAACGAAATAAAAATACACAAGCCTTTGTTTAACCATGCCAAACGGCGTTCCGCATTTAATTATGGCATTGAAGCATTTGATGATCTGAATGGGTATAAAAACTTAAGGGTAATTAAAGTCACAAATGAATCTTCACCAATTGCCTCTTTCACTACACACGATGCCGCTAAGGATTATTTACATGAATTGGTGAATGAATACACCCTTTGCCAGAAACTCTCCGGTCTGTATGACTCACAGGCCGCGTGTTTTAATTACCGGTTAAAACAATGCAATGGAGCATGTATAAACCAGGAATCTCCTGAAACATATAACAAGCGGGTTATTCAGGCTATTGAATCAGCAGGTTTAAATAACCGTTCCTTTTTTATGTTCGACAAGGGAAGAACTGTAAATGAAAATTCCATTGTTCAGGTTCGGAATGGAAAATACATTGGGTTCGGTTATATTGATAAAAGCGAAAGTGTTTCGGAGATTGAAATGCTTGAAAGGTACATTACAAAATATCCCGATAACAGAGATGCGCATCAAATCATCAAATCATTTTACATGAATAGAAAAATCAAGAAGATTAAGTGTTAA
- a CDS encoding DUF177 domain-containing protein, protein MAGKRKYIISFSGLSLGKHEYEYNLTDKFFEALEYSEIKKGDVRVDVRLNKQSTMLILDFIIRGEVTVPCDRCGDDCQVKIKGEYQLLVKYVGTTDLNEKPEEDMIALSANDGELDIAHQLYEYTILSLPAKRVHEKLLECNQEVIKKLKEIELAEQNQSVDPRWDKLKDIKFNN, encoded by the coding sequence ATGGCCGGTAAAAGAAAATATATTATTTCATTCAGTGGCCTGAGTCTTGGTAAACATGAGTACGAGTATAACCTTACCGATAAGTTCTTTGAAGCGTTAGAATATTCTGAAATTAAAAAGGGAGATGTTCGGGTTGATGTGCGGCTTAACAAACAGTCAACCATGCTCATACTCGACTTTATTATACGCGGCGAGGTAACAGTGCCTTGCGACCGTTGCGGGGATGATTGCCAGGTAAAGATCAAAGGGGAATACCAGTTGCTTGTAAAATATGTTGGTACAACCGATCTTAATGAGAAGCCTGAGGAAGACATGATAGCGCTATCCGCCAACGATGGTGAACTGGATATCGCCCACCAATTGTATGAATATACGATACTCTCGCTTCCCGCGAAACGCGTTCATGAAAAACTGTTGGAGTGTAACCAGGAAGTGATAAAGAAATTAAAGGAAATTGAATTAGCTGAACAAAATCAAAGTGTTGACCCGCGATGGGACAAGCTTAAAGACATTAAGTTTAACAATTAA
- the glmS gene encoding glutamine--fructose-6-phosphate transaminase (isomerizing), which produces MCGIVAYIGKKEAYPILIKGLHRLEYRGYDSSGVALLNGSLNVYKCKGKVSDLEKFTEGKVKTGTIGIGHTRWATHGEPNDANAHPHYSESKSMVMIHNGIIENYAPLKEQLKKRGHTFTSDTDTEVLVHLIEDIQQTDKLKLGDAVRVALNQVVGAYAIVVLSKTNPDELIAAKKGSPLVIGIGRDEFFLASDATPIVEYTKNVVYLEDEEIAFVPRSGELKIKTIKNKAVTPYVQELQIQLEALEKGGFDHFMMKEIYEQPRSIKDSMRGRLSSDKGIVNLGGIADYEQKFVNAKRIIIVACGTSWHAGLVAEYLFEDLARIPVEVEYASEFRYRNPIIYEDDVVIAISQSGETADTLAVIELAKSKGATIIGVCNVVGSTIPRTTHAGSYTHAGPEIGVASTKAFTAQVTVLTLMALSIARKKGSISESRFHQLLNELEAIPEKVEKVLKTNEQVKYIADIYKESRNFLYLGRGYTFPVALEGALKLKEISYIHAEGYPAAEMKHGPIALIDQEMPVVVIATKGASYEKVVSNIQEVKARKGKIISVVTEGDIVVKGLADFTIEIPETDEILVPLISVVPLQLLSYHVAVMRGCNVDQPRNLAKSVTVE; this is translated from the coding sequence ATGTGTGGCATAGTAGCATATATCGGAAAAAAGGAAGCCTACCCAATATTAATAAAGGGTCTTCATCGTCTCGAGTACCGTGGATACGATAGCTCGGGAGTGGCATTGCTTAACGGCAGCCTGAATGTATACAAATGTAAAGGCAAAGTAAGTGACCTTGAAAAATTCACGGAAGGCAAAGTAAAGACAGGCACTATTGGAATAGGTCATACACGCTGGGCTACACACGGTGAGCCAAACGATGCCAATGCCCATCCGCATTATTCAGAAAGCAAAAGCATGGTAATGATACACAATGGGATCATTGAGAACTATGCACCATTAAAAGAACAACTTAAAAAGCGCGGACATACATTTACAAGTGATACCGATACAGAGGTACTTGTTCATCTTATTGAGGATATACAACAAACAGATAAACTTAAACTTGGCGACGCGGTGCGCGTAGCATTAAACCAGGTGGTGGGGGCTTACGCAATAGTAGTGCTTTCAAAAACAAATCCCGATGAATTGATCGCGGCTAAAAAAGGAAGTCCGCTTGTGATCGGTATCGGCAGAGATGAGTTTTTTCTCGCTTCGGATGCCACGCCAATTGTTGAGTATACAAAAAACGTAGTGTACCTCGAGGATGAAGAGATCGCTTTTGTGCCGCGCAGCGGGGAGTTGAAAATAAAAACGATCAAAAATAAAGCGGTAACGCCGTATGTGCAGGAATTGCAGATACAACTGGAAGCGTTGGAAAAGGGCGGGTTTGATCACTTTATGATGAAAGAAATTTATGAGCAACCGCGTTCTATAAAGGATAGTATGCGTGGGCGCTTAAGTTCGGATAAGGGAATTGTTAACCTTGGCGGCATTGCGGATTACGAACAGAAATTTGTGAATGCCAAGCGTATAATTATTGTAGCATGCGGAACATCCTGGCACGCGGGACTCGTAGCGGAATATCTTTTCGAAGATCTCGCGAGAATTCCGGTTGAAGTGGAATACGCGTCGGAGTTTCGTTATCGCAACCCGATCATATATGAAGACGATGTAGTGATCGCTATATCGCAATCGGGCGAAACAGCGGATACGCTCGCGGTCATTGAATTGGCAAAATCAAAAGGCGCAACCATTATAGGAGTTTGTAATGTTGTAGGATCAACCATTCCGCGCACTACACATGCGGGGTCATATACCCACGCGGGACCTGAAATAGGAGTGGCATCAACAAAAGCGTTTACCGCGCAGGTCACGGTGCTTACACTTATGGCATTAAGTATAGCACGAAAAAAAGGAAGTATTTCTGAATCCCGCTTCCACCAGTTATTGAATGAACTGGAGGCAATTCCTGAAAAGGTTGAAAAAGTATTAAAGACAAACGAACAGGTAAAATACATAGCTGATATTTACAAAGAATCACGCAATTTCCTTTACCTGGGCCGCGGATATACTTTCCCGGTTGCATTGGAAGGTGCCCTGAAGCTCAAGGAGATATCATATATACATGCCGAAGGTTATCCAGCCGCTGAAATGAAGCATGGCCCGATCGCTCTCATCGATCAGGAAATGCCAGTGGTGGTTATTGCCACGAAGGGCGCCTCTTATGAAAAGGTGGTGAGTAACATACAGGAAGTGAAAGCGCGGAAAGGAAAAATCATTTCAGTTGTTACCGAGGGAGACATTGTTGTAAAGGGCTTGGCTGATTTTACCATTGAGATACCGGAAACGGATGAAATATTGGTGCCGCTAATTTCTGTAGTCCCATTGCAGCTATTATCCTACCACGTTGCTGTAATGCGCGGCTGTAATGTTGACCAGCCAAGGAATCTGGCGAAGTCGGTTACCGTAGAGTAG
- a CDS encoding polyisoprenoid-binding protein translates to MKKIFLSIIQFTIATIAISQNTYVLDKNHTSVGFSATHFGISHVEGRFKNVEATIKASKDDFTDAVIEMTASVNSIDTDIEMRDNDLKSEKWFNAAQYPTIVFKSTSFKKINDKNYKLEGNITIRGIKKPITFDVVYNGKVLNPMSKKNSVGFTITGKLNRNDFEVGADSPTAVVGNEIELRSNAEFIVN, encoded by the coding sequence ATGAAAAAAATATTCTTAAGTATAATTCAATTTACGATTGCTACTATAGCAATTTCACAAAACACGTATGTACTGGATAAAAACCATACAAGTGTTGGATTCAGTGCAACTCATTTTGGAATTTCTCACGTAGAAGGCAGATTCAAAAATGTAGAAGCAACTATTAAGGCAAGTAAAGATGATTTTACGGATGCGGTTATTGAAATGACTGCATCTGTTAATTCTATAGATACAGACATTGAAATGCGCGATAATGATTTGAAAAGTGAAAAATGGTTTAATGCAGCGCAGTATCCTACGATTGTTTTTAAGAGTACTTCATTTAAAAAAATAAACGATAAAAATTATAAACTCGAGGGCAACATTACAATCCGGGGTATAAAAAAGCCAATAACCTTTGATGTTGTTTATAATGGCAAGGTGTTGAACCCGATGAGTAAAAAGAACTCCGTAGGATTTACCATTACAGGAAAACTGAACCGGAATGATTTTGAAGTAGGTGCCGATTCACCTACTGCTGTAGTTGGCAACGAAATTGAATTGAGATCAAATGCTGAATTTATTGTTAACTAA
- a CDS encoding lmo0937 family membrane protein, which translates to MNKLLYFVAVVLVIVWAISFFAYSASGLIHLLLLIALIAIILRVIRGNDPV; encoded by the coding sequence ATGAATAAGCTGCTCTATTTTGTTGCCGTTGTATTAGTTATTGTGTGGGCAATTAGCTTTTTTGCTTACAGCGCCAGTGGATTAATACATCTCTTATTGTTAATTGCGCTGATAGCGATTATTTTAAGAGTAATCAGGGGAAATGATCCTGTATAG
- a CDS encoding DUF748 domain-containing protein: MLQSIKKNKQLRWILISIFALLILFRISLPYLVLNYVNKKLAELSEYYGHVKDIDMALIRGAYVIKDIKLVKIDNVKGTQKDTIPFFTSPVIDLSVEWRALLKGSVVGEIYVEDPVLNFVRGVHKNENVKADTADFKKLIKDLFPLTINHFEIMNGQIHYIDHAAKPMVDVALKDVTIKATNLSNVNDSNKLLPAHLQATGHAYGGNFTMNVDFDALNEIPTFDMNAELTELNLVLLNDLLRAYGNFEVTTGRFGLYTEFAAKNGEFGGYVKPLIKDIKVAIWKKDEKLKQVLWELIVGGAAELLKNNYSDQIGTKVSIKGKFDSPDANMWKAISYLLRNAFVHALKPSIDHSINIYKLEDDLNKTFLEKLFGKKKK; this comes from the coding sequence ATGTTGCAAAGCATAAAAAAAAATAAACAACTACGCTGGATTTTAATTTCCATTTTTGCTTTACTCATTTTATTCCGTATTTCGTTACCCTACTTAGTACTTAATTATGTAAATAAAAAACTGGCAGAGCTGAGTGAATATTACGGTCATGTAAAGGACATTGATATGGCACTCATAAGAGGAGCATACGTTATAAAAGATATTAAATTAGTGAAGATCGACAATGTGAAAGGTACCCAAAAAGACACTATCCCTTTTTTTACCTCTCCTGTTATTGATTTATCTGTTGAATGGCGTGCATTGCTAAAAGGTTCTGTCGTTGGAGAAATATATGTAGAAGATCCTGTATTAAATTTTGTAAGAGGTGTTCACAAAAATGAAAATGTAAAAGCTGATACTGCTGATTTTAAGAAGCTTATTAAGGATCTATTCCCGCTCACCATTAACCATTTTGAAATTATGAACGGGCAGATACATTATATAGATCATGCGGCTAAACCTATGGTTGATGTAGCTTTAAAAGACGTTACTATAAAAGCCACGAATCTTTCAAACGTAAATGACAGCAACAAATTGCTTCCTGCACACCTCCAGGCCACAGGACATGCTTATGGAGGGAACTTTACTATGAATGTTGATTTTGACGCATTAAATGAAATTCCAACATTTGATATGAACGCAGAACTGACAGAGCTGAACCTTGTACTGTTAAATGATTTACTGAGAGCTTACGGTAATTTTGAAGTGACCACAGGTCGTTTCGGATTGTATACTGAATTTGCCGCAAAGAATGGGGAATTCGGGGGATATGTAAAACCTTTGATAAAAGATATAAAAGTCGCGATCTGGAAGAAAGATGAAAAATTAAAACAGGTATTGTGGGAACTGATTGTTGGAGGGGCCGCTGAATTGCTTAAAAATAATTATTCGGATCAAATCGGGACCAAAGTTTCGATTAAAGGCAAGTTTGATTCTCCCGACGCCAATATGTGGAAGGCTATAAGTTATCTTTTAAGGAATGCCTTTGTTCATGCCCTAAAACCTTCGATCGACCACTCTATCAATATTTATAAATTAGAGGACGATCTTAACAAAACATTTTTGGAAAAACTATTCGGGAAAAAGAAAAAATAA
- a CDS encoding ferritin-like domain-containing protein, with the protein MKSNRNSKNEDRTSKKNTQDAVSSQDDTSQGLRELFEDELKDIYWAEKALVKAIPKMIKESTSEELAAALSDHLSVTKEQVSRVEEIFDSIGAPAEVKKCEAMAGLIKESEQIMKYSEKGFVRDAGIISAAQKVEHYEIASYGTLAAFAKILGENKAVTLLNETLNEEKEADERLSEIAESSINIEAVNAE; encoded by the coding sequence ATGAAATCAAATAGAAATTCAAAAAATGAAGATCGCACAAGTAAAAAAAATACGCAGGATGCAGTTTCTTCACAGGACGATACAAGTCAGGGTTTGCGTGAGTTATTTGAAGATGAATTAAAGGACATATATTGGGCTGAAAAGGCCTTGGTTAAGGCAATTCCCAAAATGATAAAGGAATCGACTTCTGAGGAATTAGCAGCAGCACTCTCTGACCACCTTTCTGTTACGAAGGAACAGGTAAGCCGGGTGGAAGAAATTTTTGATTCAATTGGCGCTCCAGCCGAGGTAAAGAAATGTGAAGCGATGGCTGGTTTAATTAAGGAGAGTGAGCAAATTATGAAATATAGCGAAAAGGGATTCGTACGTGATGCCGGTATTATTTCGGCAGCTCAGAAAGTGGAACATTATGAAATAGCCAGTTATGGAACGCTTGCTGCGTTTGCAAAAATATTAGGTGAAAACAAGGCTGTCACATTGCTTAACGAAACACTTAATGAAGAAAAAGAAGCTGATGAGAGACTTTCTGAAATTGCAGAATCTTCCATTAATATTGAAGCAGTTAATGCAGAGTAG